The Prunus persica cultivar Lovell chromosome G8, Prunus_persica_NCBIv2, whole genome shotgun sequence genome includes a region encoding these proteins:
- the LOC18768027 gene encoding far upstream element-binding protein 1, with protein MKEDQDQHQEATATGDSAKRKLEDSSFSIELAKQKAQEIAARLVSDAESKRPRLEEEPFQPSPVFNPPPYPVSFTAQSGQSYGSPGTSKKITIPNGKVGVIIGKGGETIKQLQLQSGAKIQITRDSEADLSSLTRDVDLTGTFEQISRAEQLISDVIAEADAGGSAPPSTNQGFNSIQPGTEQFVMKVPNNKVALIIGKGGETIRNMQSKSGARIQVVPLHLPPGDMSAERSVYINGVTEQIEAAKELVNEVISGKRLVNTSGTNSYMQQSYAPPGNWAPPGQAPIQQQQPHYGYTQPGSYAPPASYYGNYPTQGAGWDQSNQVPSSQPPQESSAYNYYGQQPPMGSAPPNPSYNYNQTPPVASHGYDQGYAQQPPSYGQNISSQAPGSDQQQQYATSGYGPPAVPSSVDGSASSQSTQPSAAYPVPYSQPPANSQAGYWQPHTQTGYYQTSYGGQQAVEDPSAASQSAVYGQGGYPQPDPSHYGEAVNPPVNGESQHQPQHQSQPPTNGYADPSGYAAEKTGERNSEEDRSASAAETVGSES; from the exons ATGAAAGAAGACCAAGACCAACACCAAGAAGCCACCGCCACCGGCGACAGTGCAAAGCGAAAGCTGGAAGACAGCAGTTTCAGCATCGAACTGGCCAAGCAGAAAGCTCAGGAAATCGCCGCCCGACTCGTCAGCGACGCCGAGTCAAAGCGCCCTCGACTCGAAGAGGAGCCTTTCCAGCCTAGCCCCGTCTTCAACCCTCCTCCCTACCCTG TTTCTTTTACCGCGCAATCAGGCCAGTCTTATGGTTCTCCAGGCACAAGCAAGAAAATAACTATACCAAACGGGAAG GTTGGGGTAATTATTGGAAAAGGAGGAGAAACAATAAAACAGCTGCAACTTCAGTCAGGGGCCAAAATCCAGATAACCAGGGATTCAGAAGCTGATCTTAGTTCTCTAACTAGGGATGTGGACTTGACGGGTACGTTTGAACAGATCAGTAGGGCAGAACAACTTATCAGTGATGTCATAGCAGAG GCAGATGCAGGGGGCTCTGCTCCTCCCTCTACAAATCAGGGATTCAACTCAATCCAACCTGGAACAGAACAGTTTGTCATGAAAGTTCCCAATAATAAG GTTGCTTTAATTATTGGCAAGGGAGGTGAGACTATCAGGAATATGCAAAGCAAGTCAGGAGCTCGTATTCAG GTTGTACCACTGCACCTTCCTCCTGGTGATATGTCAGCTGAGAGATCAGTATACATAAATGGAGTGACAGAACAAATTGAGGCAGCCAAGGAATTGGTCAACGAAGTAATCAGTGGG AAGCGTTTAGTAAATACCTCTGGAACCAATAGCTATATGCAGCAGTCTTACGCCCCTCCTGGTAATTGGGCCCCACCAGGACAAGCTCCAATTCAGCAACAGCAGCCTCATTATGGGTACACACAACCAGGAAGCTATGCACCTCCTGCCTCGTACTATGGTAACTATCCTACCCAGGGAGCAGGTTGGGATCAGTCAAACCAAGTACCCAGCTCTCAACCACCTCAAGAGAGCAGTGCATATAATTACTATGGACAACAACCTCCGATGGGGTCAGCTCCCCCAAATCCTAGCTACAACTATAACCAGACACCCCCCGTCGCCAGCCATGGTTATGATCAGGGTTATGCTCAGCAGCCACCAAGTTATGGACAAAACATCTCTAGTCAAGCTCCAGGGTCTGATCAGCAGCAACAATATGCAACTTCAGGATATGGGCCACCTGCAGTGCCATCCAGTGTAGATGGAAGCGCTTCCTCTCAAAGTACTCAGCCATCGGCTGCTTATCCAGTTCCATACAGCCAGCCACCGGCCAACTCTCAGGCTGGGTACTGGCAACCACATACTCAAACGGGCTATTACCAAACAAGTTATGGAGGGCAGCAGGCAGTCGAAGACCCTTCTGCAGCATCTCAGTCAGCAGTATATGGACAAGGTGGGTATCCTCAGCCAGACCCTTCCCATTATGGCGAAGCAGTGAATCCTCCTGTCAATGGAGAGTCACAGCATCAGCCACAACACCAGTCACAGCCACCGACCAATGGATATGCGGATCCATCAGGTTATGCAGCTGAAAAAACTGGTGAGAGGAATTCGGAGGAAGACCGCTCAGCCTCTGCAGCGGAAACTGTTGGTTCTGAAAGCTGA